The proteins below come from a single Carnobacterium divergens DSM 20623 genomic window:
- a CDS encoding tetratricopeptide repeat protein: MDRNQKAFQLWEQGQPTEAIELLFKEIDTHPENMDSYYNLATMLMLAQKYEDAKAVLTLANEKKANQSNILYAFGNLYYQTADYSQSIYYFSQVFKQSETVKKDAAIMLGQSYLALEQPKKALVYLLTAFQLDETDSELALLLGNAFLQTEAFKEAYTYYDLTSKLNQENNEAWFKKGLMGMVLGNEKETIEADFQKSQELNPGYYQQNLTKLEEIEAFLQANRQE; this comes from the coding sequence ATGGATCGCAATCAAAAAGCTTTTCAACTATGGGAGCAAGGACAACCGACAGAAGCAATTGAATTGTTATTTAAAGAAATTGATACTCACCCAGAAAATATGGATAGCTACTATAATTTAGCAACCATGCTGATGCTTGCTCAAAAATATGAAGATGCGAAAGCCGTGTTAACATTAGCAAATGAAAAAAAGGCCAATCAAAGCAATATACTTTATGCATTTGGCAATTTATATTATCAAACGGCAGATTATTCACAAAGTATCTACTATTTTTCACAAGTATTTAAGCAGTCCGAAACAGTCAAAAAAGATGCTGCCATTATGTTAGGTCAAAGCTATTTAGCACTAGAACAACCTAAAAAAGCACTGGTTTATCTATTGACAGCTTTTCAACTAGATGAAACGGATAGTGAACTTGCGTTGCTTTTAGGCAATGCCTTTTTACAAACTGAGGCTTTTAAAGAAGCCTATACTTATTATGATCTCACGTCAAAATTAAATCAAGAAAACAACGAAGCGTGGTTTAAAAAAGGGTTGATGGGAATGGTATTAGGTAATGAAAAAGAAACAATAGAAGCTGATTTCCAAAAATCTCAAGAACTTAACCCAGGATACTATCAACAAAATTTGACTAAACTAGAAGAAATAGAAGCTTTTTTACAAGCAAATCGTCAAGAGTAG
- the recD2 gene encoding SF1B family DNA helicase RecD2: MEMQEKLNLFAGDDPFVVGQVAAIFYQNPTNFYKVVLVRVVETNSTFKEKEIVVTGSFGQIQEEEVYRFYGKLTDHPKFGLQFNAERYQQERPTSAAGVVSYLSSDKFPGIGKKTAESIVDALGEYAIDEILQNPAILKGIPSLNDKKIAMISETLQAGDGMEQIIIGLNGFGFGSQLAFSIYQTYQEETLSIIQENPYQLVEDIENIGFKKADSIAEQLGFAADSPARLRAAILYTLNEICLSQGDTYTLAEPLLAETIRILEDSRPFMIEPDFVANELIGLLEEHRLIENDEKLYINTLYHAEWGVANSVKRLLERQKKIHYKGHDIPKEIRRLEKRLNISYGDSQVKAIEEALTSPLFLLTGGPGTGKTTVLNGIVELFAELNGLSLDINDYHNAIFPILLAAPTGRAAKRMNESTGLPSSTIHRLLGLNGRDKNTDALSERELEGGLLIVDEMSMVDTWLANSLLKAVPSNMQVILVGDKDQLPSVGPGQVLHDLLKSQMIPSMELNEIYRQEDGSSIIQLAHEIKDGKLPADFTSNKKDRSFFRCESPQIEHVIKQVVEKAKAKGFTSQDIQVLAPMYRGPAGIDALNKMMQEIFNPNDTGKRKEVKFNDKVYRIGDKILHLVNNPESNVFNGDMGEVVGIQLAKETEDKVDEMIIQFDTNEVTYKRNEWNKITLAYCCSIHKSQGSEFKMVILPMVRNYHRMLRRDLLYTAITRSRDLLILCGEPQAFETCVEKSSDDRLTTLKERIVETDEVEVHFEPLTPKKVDSLEVEEKQPAEPIKEEQQPKTEELSLFEAEETTTDPSNEPISYHLTLKLVTSNQINPMIGMENCSPYDFN; the protein is encoded by the coding sequence ATGGAAATGCAAGAAAAATTAAACCTGTTTGCAGGAGATGACCCTTTTGTTGTTGGGCAAGTTGCGGCTATTTTCTATCAAAATCCAACCAATTTTTACAAAGTAGTCTTGGTTCGAGTCGTAGAGACAAATTCAACATTTAAAGAAAAAGAAATTGTGGTAACAGGGAGCTTTGGTCAAATTCAAGAAGAGGAAGTTTATCGTTTTTATGGAAAATTGACAGACCATCCAAAATTTGGACTTCAATTTAACGCAGAACGCTACCAACAAGAGCGGCCCACCTCTGCTGCAGGAGTCGTTTCCTATCTTTCTAGCGATAAATTCCCAGGTATTGGGAAAAAGACAGCTGAAAGTATTGTTGATGCGTTAGGAGAATATGCAATTGATGAAATTTTACAAAATCCAGCAATCTTAAAAGGAATTCCTAGCTTAAACGATAAAAAAATTGCGATGATTTCTGAAACCTTACAAGCAGGGGACGGTATGGAGCAAATTATCATTGGATTAAATGGGTTTGGTTTTGGGAGTCAGTTAGCATTTAGTATCTACCAAACCTACCAAGAAGAAACCTTATCGATTATTCAAGAAAATCCGTATCAACTTGTTGAAGATATTGAAAATATTGGGTTTAAAAAAGCAGATAGTATTGCAGAACAGCTTGGTTTTGCAGCCGATTCACCAGCGCGTTTGCGAGCAGCTATTTTATACACATTAAACGAGATTTGTCTTAGTCAAGGAGATACGTATACTTTAGCAGAACCTTTACTAGCAGAAACTATTCGTATTTTAGAAGACAGTCGTCCCTTTATGATCGAACCAGATTTTGTTGCAAATGAATTGATCGGCTTATTAGAAGAACATCGTTTGATTGAAAATGATGAAAAATTGTATATCAATACGCTGTATCATGCAGAATGGGGCGTTGCCAATTCAGTAAAGCGTTTATTAGAGCGCCAAAAGAAAATTCATTATAAAGGGCACGATATTCCAAAAGAAATTCGTCGCTTAGAAAAACGCTTGAATATCTCTTATGGAGATTCTCAAGTCAAAGCAATTGAAGAAGCGCTGACCTCGCCTTTGTTTCTTTTAACAGGTGGACCAGGGACAGGAAAGACCACTGTTTTAAACGGAATCGTCGAATTGTTTGCAGAATTAAATGGACTTTCATTGGATATTAATGATTATCACAATGCTATTTTCCCCATTTTACTAGCAGCACCAACAGGACGAGCAGCTAAACGAATGAACGAATCTACAGGGCTACCAAGTAGTACGATTCATCGTTTGCTAGGCTTAAATGGGCGAGATAAAAACACAGATGCTTTATCTGAGCGTGAGCTAGAAGGTGGCTTACTAATCGTTGATGAAATGTCAATGGTGGACACATGGCTTGCCAATAGCCTGCTAAAGGCAGTTCCAAGTAACATGCAAGTAATATTAGTTGGCGATAAAGATCAATTGCCTTCAGTTGGACCGGGTCAAGTGTTACATGACTTATTAAAATCACAGATGATTCCCAGTATGGAATTAAATGAAATTTACCGTCAGGAAGACGGCTCTTCGATTATTCAACTAGCTCATGAAATCAAAGATGGAAAATTACCTGCCGACTTTACTAGCAACAAAAAAGACCGCTCCTTTTTCAGGTGTGAATCCCCACAAATTGAGCACGTCATTAAGCAGGTCGTTGAAAAAGCGAAAGCAAAAGGCTTTACTTCACAAGACATTCAAGTGTTGGCTCCCATGTATCGAGGTCCAGCGGGAATTGACGCACTAAATAAAATGATGCAAGAAATTTTTAATCCAAATGATACAGGCAAACGAAAAGAAGTAAAATTCAATGACAAAGTCTATCGAATTGGCGATAAGATTTTACATTTGGTAAACAATCCTGAGTCCAATGTTTTTAATGGCGATATGGGAGAAGTTGTAGGTATTCAATTAGCCAAAGAAACCGAAGATAAAGTCGATGAAATGATTATTCAATTTGATACAAATGAAGTGACTTATAAGCGAAATGAATGGAATAAAATAACGTTAGCCTATTGTTGTTCCATTCATAAATCACAAGGTAGCGAATTTAAAATGGTGATTTTACCCATGGTACGTAATTACCATCGAATGCTACGTCGCGATTTACTTTATACAGCGATTACGAGAAGTCGCGATTTGCTGATTTTATGTGGCGAACCACAGGCATTTGAGACTTGTGTGGAAAAATCATCAGATGATCGCTTAACAACTTTAAAAGAGCGTATTGTTGAAACGGATGAGGTAGAAGTTCATTTTGAACCATTAACACCAAAAAAAGTTGATTCTTTAGAAGTCGAAGAAAAACAACCTGCTGAACCGATTAAAGAAGAACAGCAACCGAAAACAGAAGAATTAAGTTTATTTGAAGCTGAGGAAACAACGACAGATCCATCAAATGAACCTATTTCCTATCATCTAACTTTAAAATTAGTCACATCCAACCAAATAAATCCTATGATTGGCATGGAAAACTGCTCCCCTTATGATTTTAATTAA
- a CDS encoding diacylglycerol/lipid kinase family protein codes for MEKSTYYVVINLQSGSGNGANVWKIIEKALLEKKKNYQLFISEYAGHTISLVNQLAKDIHTTQQKDALILIIGGDGTLHEAVRGLGEEYKKTPLGYIPAGSGNDFARGVGISRKPLVALNQILKAKSASAFDIIEFQEKEQPVGYFVNNVGVGFDALVVKLTNNSSAKATLNKYNLGSLAYVASLVKAYFNQRSFPIQLTVDGKTTAFKDAFLVTTTNHSYFGGGVNIAPMAVPTDGLIDVIVVSKLPLLKIISLFVMMLLGGRHTRFKSVHHFSGKKIHLETLHAVDGQADGEELGKQLFDLDFNPATRYFWFAN; via the coding sequence TTGGAAAAATCAACCTATTATGTTGTCATTAATCTTCAATCTGGAAGTGGCAACGGTGCTAACGTTTGGAAAATCATCGAAAAGGCTCTTCTTGAAAAAAAGAAAAACTATCAGCTTTTTATTAGTGAATACGCAGGACACACCATTTCGCTTGTGAATCAGCTGGCTAAGGATATTCATACTACTCAACAAAAGGATGCTTTAATTTTAATTATTGGAGGAGATGGCACCCTTCATGAAGCTGTTCGTGGTCTTGGGGAAGAATACAAAAAAACGCCTTTAGGTTACATACCAGCTGGCTCTGGCAATGATTTCGCTCGTGGAGTTGGCATTTCAAGAAAACCATTAGTTGCATTAAACCAAATTTTAAAGGCTAAATCAGCCTCAGCCTTTGACATTATTGAATTTCAAGAAAAAGAGCAACCAGTTGGCTATTTTGTTAATAACGTAGGCGTTGGTTTTGATGCCTTAGTCGTAAAATTAACGAACAACTCTAGTGCAAAAGCGACTTTAAATAAATATAATTTAGGTTCTTTGGCTTATGTAGCTTCTCTTGTAAAAGCTTACTTTAACCAGCGGAGCTTTCCTATCCAATTAACTGTTGACGGCAAAACAACAGCGTTTAAAGATGCTTTTCTAGTTACGACTACGAATCATTCTTATTTTGGTGGCGGGGTCAATATTGCGCCTATGGCTGTTCCAACTGATGGATTAATTGACGTCATTGTAGTTTCTAAATTACCTCTTCTAAAAATAATTAGTTTGTTCGTCATGATGCTGCTTGGTGGACGTCATACTCGGTTTAAATCTGTGCACCATTTTAGTGGAAAAAAAATCCATTTAGAAACGCTCCATGCTGTCGATGGACAAGCCGATGGAGAAGAATTGGGAAAACAGCTTTTTGACCTTGATTTCAATCCTGCTACTCGTTATTTTTGGTTTGCTAACTAA
- a CDS encoding glutamate decarboxylase, translated as MLYSRNDKENSKELLAPIFGTREEDREIPKYVLGKSPIEPRIAYRLVKDELLDEGNARQNLATFCQTYMEDEATKLMSETLEKNAIDKSEYPRTAELENRCVNMIADLWNAPKDQKYIGTSTVGSSEACMLGGMAMKFSWRKRAEKLGLDLNKQKPNLIISSGYQVCWEKFCVYWDIEMRVVPMDLEHMSIDVEQVMDKIDTYTIGVVGILGITYTGKFDDIKSLDDKLEVYNQKTEFKVFIHVDAASGGLFTPFIDPMLEWDFRLKNVISINTSGHKYGLVYPGIGWIVWKDEAYLPKELIFEVSYLGGSMPTMAINFSRSASPIIGQYYNFLRFGFEGYREIHQRTKDVALYLANEVEKTGLFDIYNDGSNLPIVCYTLKKDQVKWTLYDLADRLQMKGWQVPAYPLPEKLSHIVIQRYVCRGDFGLNSAEAFMEDFKMSLQELAEASILFHDSSDKSVHGFTH; from the coding sequence ATGTTATACAGCCGTAATGATAAGGAAAATAGTAAAGAATTACTAGCACCTATTTTTGGAACGCGGGAAGAAGATCGGGAAATTCCTAAATATGTATTAGGCAAATCACCTATTGAGCCAAGAATTGCGTACCGTCTTGTGAAAGATGAATTATTAGATGAAGGCAATGCTAGGCAGAATTTAGCCACTTTTTGTCAAACCTATATGGAAGACGAGGCGACTAAATTAATGTCTGAAACATTAGAAAAAAATGCAATTGATAAATCTGAGTACCCAAGAACTGCAGAATTAGAAAATCGGTGTGTCAATATGATAGCAGACCTCTGGAATGCACCAAAAGATCAAAAGTATATTGGTACCTCAACGGTCGGTTCGTCTGAAGCGTGTATGTTAGGTGGAATGGCGATGAAGTTTAGCTGGCGCAAACGTGCTGAAAAATTAGGATTAGATCTAAACAAGCAAAAGCCCAACTTGATTATTTCATCTGGTTATCAAGTTTGTTGGGAAAAATTTTGTGTTTATTGGGACATTGAAATGAGGGTAGTTCCAATGGATTTAGAGCATATGAGTATTGATGTAGAGCAGGTAATGGACAAAATTGATACCTATACGATAGGAGTAGTTGGAATATTAGGAATCACTTATACTGGCAAGTTTGATGATATTAAATCCTTAGACGATAAACTAGAAGTGTATAACCAAAAAACCGAATTTAAAGTTTTTATTCATGTTGATGCTGCATCTGGAGGACTATTCACTCCTTTTATTGATCCAATGCTAGAATGGGATTTTCGATTAAAAAATGTGATTTCCATCAACACATCTGGTCATAAGTATGGGTTAGTGTATCCAGGAATTGGTTGGATTGTTTGGAAAGATGAGGCATATTTACCAAAAGAATTAATTTTTGAAGTGAGTTATTTAGGCGGCTCGATGCCAACGATGGCTATTAATTTTTCAAGAAGCGCTAGTCCAATTATTGGTCAATACTATAATTTTTTACGTTTTGGTTTTGAAGGATACCGAGAAATTCATCAAAGAACAAAGGATGTTGCCCTTTATTTAGCCAATGAAGTCGAGAAAACGGGTCTTTTTGATATTTACAATGATGGAAGTAATTTGCCAATCGTTTGCTATACGTTAAAAAAAGATCAAGTAAAATGGACACTCTATGACTTAGCAGATCGTTTGCAAATGAAAGGTTGGCAAGTTCCAGCGTACCCATTGCCTGAAAAGTTAAGTCATATTGTGATTCAACGATATGTTTGTCGAGGTGATTTTGGATTGAATAGTGCAGAAGCCTTTATGGAAGACTTTAAGATGTCATTACAAGAATTAGCTGAAGCAAGCATTTTATTTCATGATTCATCTGATAAAAGTGTTCATGGTTTTACACATTAA
- a CDS encoding ABC transporter ATP-binding protein, with amino-acid sequence MKETVVDVKNVRKVYGKKNENQYEALKDVSFDVKKGDFVGIMGPSGSGKTTLLNVLSTLDTTTSGSIKIAGKDITHLTSDQLSDFRAKELGFIFQDFNLLENLTMYENIALPLSLQDVPSKQIKPKVEKIAETLDITRILHHYPAEVSGGQKQRVAAARALVHEPAILLGDEPTGALDSKNAKSLLESMKGLNEDFDVSILLVTHDAYSASYCKRILFIQDGEIFKEIHRTDTREAFYQEILDVLASFGTKE; translated from the coding sequence ATGAAAGAGACAGTAGTAGATGTAAAAAATGTACGAAAAGTATACGGTAAAAAAAATGAAAATCAATATGAAGCATTAAAAGATGTATCTTTTGACGTTAAGAAAGGTGATTTCGTTGGAATTATGGGACCGTCTGGTTCAGGAAAAACAACGTTACTTAATGTATTGTCTACACTAGACACAACGACTTCTGGTTCCATTAAAATAGCTGGTAAAGATATTACACATTTAACCTCGGATCAATTATCTGATTTTCGAGCAAAAGAACTAGGGTTTATATTCCAAGACTTTAATTTATTAGAGAACTTAACAATGTATGAAAATATTGCGTTGCCATTGTCGTTACAAGATGTGCCATCAAAACAAATCAAACCAAAAGTTGAAAAAATTGCAGAAACGTTAGACATTACAAGAATTTTGCATCATTATCCTGCTGAAGTTTCAGGCGGACAAAAACAACGAGTAGCAGCAGCTAGAGCACTTGTTCATGAGCCAGCTATTCTTTTAGGAGATGAACCAACAGGCGCACTTGATTCTAAAAACGCGAAAAGCTTACTTGAATCAATGAAAGGACTAAATGAGGATTTTGACGTTTCGATTTTACTAGTAACACATGATGCATACAGTGCAAGTTATTGTAAACGAATTTTATTTATTCAAGATGGCGAGATTTTTAAAGAG